From the Salmo trutta chromosome 30, fSalTru1.1, whole genome shotgun sequence genome, one window contains:
- the LOC115168498 gene encoding class E basic helix-loop-helix protein 23 has protein sequence MNAGEENLLKSISNDTLLDLTQRYGQSAFGFGPGQVTGSSGGRYPLTPAADFLHGQTGKSNESGGEQTSDDDDSFDPLDPRKRGSGFDDDKHGGPLSKKPKEQRSLRLSINARERRRMHDLNDALDGLRSVIPYAHSPSVRKLSKIATLLLAKNYILMQAQALEEMRRLVAYLNQGQSINSPIPTALAPFGQAAVYPFTGSALATHADKYSGTTASLFKHHNDKP, from the coding sequence ATGAATGCCGGTGAAGAGAACCTGCTGAAGTCCATCAGCAACGACACTCTACTCGACCTGACGCAGCGTTACGGCCAGTCCGCATTCGGCTTTGGACCTGGTCAGGTTACTGGAAGTTCTGGAGGGCGCTACCCTCTCACACCGGCCGCCGACTTCCTCCACGGTCAGACGGGCAAGTCCAACGAGAGCGGCGGGGAGCAGACCAGCGATGACGACGACAGCTTTGACCCTCTGGACCCCCGGAAGAGGGGCTCGGGCTTCGACGATGACAAACACGGGGGTCCCCTTTCTAAGAAGCCCAAGGAGCAGCGGTCTCTGCGCCTGAGCATCAATGCGCGCGAGAGGAGACGGATGCACGACCTGAACGATGCACTAGACGGCCTGCGCTCTGTGATCCCGTATGCGCACAGCCCGTCGGTGAGGAAACTCTCCAAAATAGCCACTCTCCTCCTGGCCAAGAACTACATCCTCATGCAGGCTCAGGCTCTGGAGGAGATGAGGCGGCTGGTGGCTTATCTGAACCAGGGACAGAGCATCAACTCGCCCATCCCCACCGCCCTTGCACCTTTTGGACAGGCGGCCGTGTACCCCTTCACGGGCTCGGCACTCGCCACCCACGCCGATAAATACTCAGGGACAACTGCAAGTCTCTTCAAGCACCATAACGACAAGCCTTGA